A genomic region of Glycine max cultivar Williams 82 chromosome 15, Glycine_max_v4.0, whole genome shotgun sequence contains the following coding sequences:
- the LOC100806559 gene encoding probable NOT transcription complex subunit VIP2 isoform X9, which translates to MSSLLNSSLNGSASNLPDGAGRSFATSFSGSIQGLHNIHGNFNVPNMPSTLTSRNSTINSVPTGGGVQQPSASLSSGRFASNNLPVALSQLSHGSSHGHSGVNSRGGLGVSPILGNAGPRITSSMGNMVGGGNIGRISSGGLSVPGLASRLNVSGNTGSGGLGVQGQNRLMSGVLPQGSPQVISMLGNSYPSAGGPLSQSHVQTVNNLNSMGMLNDVNSGDSTPFDINDFPQLTSRPSSAGGPQGQLGSLRKQGLPIVQQNQEFSIQNEDFPALPGFKGGNSDFAMDMYQKEQLHDNTVSMMQSQHFSQMGRSAGFSLGGSYPSHRTQQQQQHAPSVSSNGVSFSSVNNQDLLHLHGTDIFPSSHSTYHSQTSGPPGIGLRPLTSPNTVSGMGSYDQLIQQYQQHQNQSQFRLQQMSAANQSFRDQGMKSMQTAQSSPDPFGALGLFSVVHISDPNLKYLAHGIDLTTLGLNLNSSENLYKTFRSPWSDEPAKGDPEFSVLQCYYVKQPPALHQGYFSKFSVETLFYIFYSMPKDEAQLYAANELYKRGWFYHKEHRLWFIRVPNMEPLVKTNTYERGSYHCFDPNTFETVRKDNFVLHYEMVEKRPSVPQH; encoded by the exons ATGTCGAGCTTACTTAAT TCTTCTCTGAATGGGTCTGCTTCAAATCTTCCGGATGGTGCTGGGCGTTCTTTTGCTACGTCATTCTCTG GTTCTATTCAGGGATTGCACAACATTCATGGGAACTTTAATGTACCCAATATGCCCAGTACACTCACATCAAGAAACTCAACAATAAATAGTGTTCCAACTGGGGGAGGAGTTCAGCAACCTTCGGCAAGCCTTTCTAGTGGAAGATTTGCATCAAATAATCTACCTGTTGCTCTGTCACAG CTATCTCATGGAAGCTCCCATGGACATTCAGGAGTCAACAGCAGAGGAG GATTGGGAGTATCCCCAATTTTGGGAAATGCAGGTCCCCGAATCACTAGTTCGATGGGAAACATGGTCGGTGGAGGGAACATTGGGAGGATAAGCTCTGGAGGATTGTCTGTTCCAGGTCTTGCTTCTCGTCTAAATGTAAGTGGAAACACTGGATCTGGTGGTTTAGGTGTGCAAGGACAAAATAGATTGATGAGTGGTGTGCTTCCACAAG GATCTCCACAGGTAATTTCAATGCTAGGAAATTCCTATCCTAGTGCTGGAGGTCCGCTTTCACAAAGTCATGTTCAAACAGTAAATAACTTGAACTCTATGGGGATGCTGAATGATGTGAATTCCGGTGACAGTACACCTTTTGACATCAATGACTTTCCTCAACTGACCAGTCGTCCTAGTTCTGCTGGTGGGCCTCAAGGACAGTTGG GTTCTTTACGAAAACAGGGTCTTCCCATTGTCCAACAAAACCAAGAGTTTAGTATTCAAAATGAAGACTTCCCAGCTTTACCAGGATTCAAAG GTGGTAATTCAGATTTTGCTATGGATATGTACCAGAAAGAACAACTTCATGATAATACTGTGTCAATGATGCAATCTCAACATTTCTCC CAGATGGGGAGGTCTGCTGGTTTCAGTTTGGGAGGATCATATCCATCACATCGTACACAACAGCAACAGCAGCATGCCCCTTCTGTCAGTAGCAATGGTGTCTCATTTTCATCTGTAAACAATCAAGATCTTCTCCATCTGCATGGAACGGATATTTTTCCATCTTCACACTCAACATATCATTCCCAG ACCAGTGGGCCTCCTGGCATTGGACTAAGGCCTCTGACTTCTCCAAATACGGTTTCTGGTATGGGTTCATATGACCAGCTTATCCAGCAGTATCAACAGCACCAGAACCAGTCCCAGTTCCGCCTTCAGCAGATGTCAGCTGCAAATCAGTCTTTTAGGGATCAGGGCATGAAGTCTATGCAAACTGCTCAATCTAGTCCAGATCCATTTGGTGCACTTGGCTTGTTCAGTGTAGTCCATATAAGTGATCCTAACCTGAAATATCTTGCTCATGGGATTGATCTTACAACACTTGGGTTGAATTTGAATTCATCAGAAAACCTTTACAAGACTTTTCGGTCCCCGTGGTCTGATGAACCAGCCAAGGGTGATCCAGAGTTCAGTGTGTTACAATGTTATTATGTTAAACAGCCTCCTGCTCTTCAC CAAGGTTATTTTTCAAAGTTTTCGGTGGAAACtttgttttacatattttaCAG CATGCCCAAAGATGAAGCACAACTATACGCGGCAAATGAACT TTACAAACGTGGTTGGTTTTATCATAAAGAGCATCGTTTATGGTTTATAAGAGTTCCCAACATGGAGCCGCTTGTCAAAACAAACACATACGAGAGAGGATCTTACCACTGTTTTGATCCAAACACATTTGAAACAGTCCGGaag GataattttgttcttcattATGAAATGGTGGAAAAGAGACCGTCTGTGCCTCAACATtga
- the LOC100806559 gene encoding probable NOT transcription complex subunit VIP2 isoform X1 has translation MSSLLNSSLNGSASNLPDGAGRSFATSFSGQSGVASPVFHHSGSIQGLHNIHGNFNVPNMPSTLTSRNSTINSVPTGGGVQQPSASLSSGRFASNNLPVALSQLSHGSSHGHSGVNSRGGISVVGNPGFNSSTNGVAGPIPGILPTSAAIGNRNAVPGLGVSPILGNAGPRITSSMGNMVGGGNIGRISSGGLSVPGLASRLNVSGNTGSGGLGVQGQNRLMSGVLPQGSPQVISMLGNSYPSAGGPLSQSHVQTVNNLNSMGMLNDVNSGDSTPFDINDFPQLTSRPSSAGGPQGQLGSLRKQGLPIVQQNQEFSIQNEDFPALPGFKGGNSDFAMDMYQKEQLHDNTVSMMQSQHFSQMGRSAGFSLGGSYPSHRTQQQQQHAPSVSSNGVSFSSVNNQDLLHLHGTDIFPSSHSTYHSQTSGPPGIGLRPLTSPNTVSGMGSYDQLIQQYQQHQNQSQFRLQQMSAANQSFRDQGMKSMQTAQSSPDPFGALGLFSVVHISDPNLKYLAHGIDLTTLGLNLNSSENLYKTFRSPWSDEPAKGDPEFSVLQCYYVKQPPALHQGYFSKFSVETLFYIFYSMPKDEAQLYAANELYKRGWFYHKEHRLWFIRVPNMEPLVKTNTYERGSYHCFDPNTFETVRKDNFVLHYEMVEKRPSVPQH, from the exons ATGTCGAGCTTACTTAAT TCTTCTCTGAATGGGTCTGCTTCAAATCTTCCGGATGGTGCTGGGCGTTCTTTTGCTACGTCATTCTCTGGTCAGTCTGGTGTAGCCTCCCCAGTTTTTCATCACTCTG GTTCTATTCAGGGATTGCACAACATTCATGGGAACTTTAATGTACCCAATATGCCCAGTACACTCACATCAAGAAACTCAACAATAAATAGTGTTCCAACTGGGGGAGGAGTTCAGCAACCTTCGGCAAGCCTTTCTAGTGGAAGATTTGCATCAAATAATCTACCTGTTGCTCTGTCACAG CTATCTCATGGAAGCTCCCATGGACATTCAGGAGTCAACAGCAGAGGAGGTATAAGTGTTGTAGGAAATCCTGGATTTAATAGTAGCACAAATGGAGTTGCTGGTCCTATTCCTGGGATTCTTCCAACTTCTGCTGCAATTGGTAACCGAAATGCTGTTCCAGGATTGGGAGTATCCCCAATTTTGGGAAATGCAGGTCCCCGAATCACTAGTTCGATGGGAAACATGGTCGGTGGAGGGAACATTGGGAGGATAAGCTCTGGAGGATTGTCTGTTCCAGGTCTTGCTTCTCGTCTAAATGTAAGTGGAAACACTGGATCTGGTGGTTTAGGTGTGCAAGGACAAAATAGATTGATGAGTGGTGTGCTTCCACAAG GATCTCCACAGGTAATTTCAATGCTAGGAAATTCCTATCCTAGTGCTGGAGGTCCGCTTTCACAAAGTCATGTTCAAACAGTAAATAACTTGAACTCTATGGGGATGCTGAATGATGTGAATTCCGGTGACAGTACACCTTTTGACATCAATGACTTTCCTCAACTGACCAGTCGTCCTAGTTCTGCTGGTGGGCCTCAAGGACAGTTGG GTTCTTTACGAAAACAGGGTCTTCCCATTGTCCAACAAAACCAAGAGTTTAGTATTCAAAATGAAGACTTCCCAGCTTTACCAGGATTCAAAG GTGGTAATTCAGATTTTGCTATGGATATGTACCAGAAAGAACAACTTCATGATAATACTGTGTCAATGATGCAATCTCAACATTTCTCC CAGATGGGGAGGTCTGCTGGTTTCAGTTTGGGAGGATCATATCCATCACATCGTACACAACAGCAACAGCAGCATGCCCCTTCTGTCAGTAGCAATGGTGTCTCATTTTCATCTGTAAACAATCAAGATCTTCTCCATCTGCATGGAACGGATATTTTTCCATCTTCACACTCAACATATCATTCCCAG ACCAGTGGGCCTCCTGGCATTGGACTAAGGCCTCTGACTTCTCCAAATACGGTTTCTGGTATGGGTTCATATGACCAGCTTATCCAGCAGTATCAACAGCACCAGAACCAGTCCCAGTTCCGCCTTCAGCAGATGTCAGCTGCAAATCAGTCTTTTAGGGATCAGGGCATGAAGTCTATGCAAACTGCTCAATCTAGTCCAGATCCATTTGGTGCACTTGGCTTGTTCAGTGTAGTCCATATAAGTGATCCTAACCTGAAATATCTTGCTCATGGGATTGATCTTACAACACTTGGGTTGAATTTGAATTCATCAGAAAACCTTTACAAGACTTTTCGGTCCCCGTGGTCTGATGAACCAGCCAAGGGTGATCCAGAGTTCAGTGTGTTACAATGTTATTATGTTAAACAGCCTCCTGCTCTTCAC CAAGGTTATTTTTCAAAGTTTTCGGTGGAAACtttgttttacatattttaCAG CATGCCCAAAGATGAAGCACAACTATACGCGGCAAATGAACT TTACAAACGTGGTTGGTTTTATCATAAAGAGCATCGTTTATGGTTTATAAGAGTTCCCAACATGGAGCCGCTTGTCAAAACAAACACATACGAGAGAGGATCTTACCACTGTTTTGATCCAAACACATTTGAAACAGTCCGGaag GataattttgttcttcattATGAAATGGTGGAAAAGAGACCGTCTGTGCCTCAACATtga
- the LOC100806559 gene encoding probable NOT transcription complex subunit VIP2 isoform X4, producing MSSLLNSSLNGSASNLPDGAGRSFATSFSGSIQGLHNIHGNFNVPNMPSTLTSRNSTINSVPTGGGVQQPSASLSSGRFASNNLPVALSQLSHGSSHGHSGVNSRGGISVVGNPGFNSSTNGVAGPIPGILPTSAAIGNRNAVPGLGVSPILGNAGPRITSSMGNMVGGGNIGRISSGGLSVPGLASRLNVSGNTGSGGLGVQGQNRLMSGVLPQGSPQVISMLGNSYPSAGGPLSQSHVQTVNNLNSMGMLNDVNSGDSTPFDINDFPQLTSRPSSAGGPQGQLGSLRKQGLPIVQQNQEFSIQNEDFPALPGFKGGNSDFAMDMYQKEQLHDNTVSMMQSQHFSQMGRSAGFSLGGSYPSHRTQQQQQHAPSVSSNGVSFSSVNNQDLLHLHGTDIFPSSHSTYHSQTSGPPGIGLRPLTSPNTVSGMGSYDQLIQQYQQHQNQSQFRLQQMSAANQSFRDQGMKSMQTAQSSPDPFGALGLFSVVHISDPNLKYLAHGIDLTTLGLNLNSSENLYKTFRSPWSDEPAKGDPEFSVLQCYYVKQPPALHQGYFSKFSVETLFYIFYSMPKDEAQLYAANELYKRGWFYHKEHRLWFIRVPNMEPLVKTNTYERGSYHCFDPNTFETVRKDNFVLHYEMVEKRPSVPQH from the exons ATGTCGAGCTTACTTAAT TCTTCTCTGAATGGGTCTGCTTCAAATCTTCCGGATGGTGCTGGGCGTTCTTTTGCTACGTCATTCTCTG GTTCTATTCAGGGATTGCACAACATTCATGGGAACTTTAATGTACCCAATATGCCCAGTACACTCACATCAAGAAACTCAACAATAAATAGTGTTCCAACTGGGGGAGGAGTTCAGCAACCTTCGGCAAGCCTTTCTAGTGGAAGATTTGCATCAAATAATCTACCTGTTGCTCTGTCACAG CTATCTCATGGAAGCTCCCATGGACATTCAGGAGTCAACAGCAGAGGAGGTATAAGTGTTGTAGGAAATCCTGGATTTAATAGTAGCACAAATGGAGTTGCTGGTCCTATTCCTGGGATTCTTCCAACTTCTGCTGCAATTGGTAACCGAAATGCTGTTCCAGGATTGGGAGTATCCCCAATTTTGGGAAATGCAGGTCCCCGAATCACTAGTTCGATGGGAAACATGGTCGGTGGAGGGAACATTGGGAGGATAAGCTCTGGAGGATTGTCTGTTCCAGGTCTTGCTTCTCGTCTAAATGTAAGTGGAAACACTGGATCTGGTGGTTTAGGTGTGCAAGGACAAAATAGATTGATGAGTGGTGTGCTTCCACAAG GATCTCCACAGGTAATTTCAATGCTAGGAAATTCCTATCCTAGTGCTGGAGGTCCGCTTTCACAAAGTCATGTTCAAACAGTAAATAACTTGAACTCTATGGGGATGCTGAATGATGTGAATTCCGGTGACAGTACACCTTTTGACATCAATGACTTTCCTCAACTGACCAGTCGTCCTAGTTCTGCTGGTGGGCCTCAAGGACAGTTGG GTTCTTTACGAAAACAGGGTCTTCCCATTGTCCAACAAAACCAAGAGTTTAGTATTCAAAATGAAGACTTCCCAGCTTTACCAGGATTCAAAG GTGGTAATTCAGATTTTGCTATGGATATGTACCAGAAAGAACAACTTCATGATAATACTGTGTCAATGATGCAATCTCAACATTTCTCC CAGATGGGGAGGTCTGCTGGTTTCAGTTTGGGAGGATCATATCCATCACATCGTACACAACAGCAACAGCAGCATGCCCCTTCTGTCAGTAGCAATGGTGTCTCATTTTCATCTGTAAACAATCAAGATCTTCTCCATCTGCATGGAACGGATATTTTTCCATCTTCACACTCAACATATCATTCCCAG ACCAGTGGGCCTCCTGGCATTGGACTAAGGCCTCTGACTTCTCCAAATACGGTTTCTGGTATGGGTTCATATGACCAGCTTATCCAGCAGTATCAACAGCACCAGAACCAGTCCCAGTTCCGCCTTCAGCAGATGTCAGCTGCAAATCAGTCTTTTAGGGATCAGGGCATGAAGTCTATGCAAACTGCTCAATCTAGTCCAGATCCATTTGGTGCACTTGGCTTGTTCAGTGTAGTCCATATAAGTGATCCTAACCTGAAATATCTTGCTCATGGGATTGATCTTACAACACTTGGGTTGAATTTGAATTCATCAGAAAACCTTTACAAGACTTTTCGGTCCCCGTGGTCTGATGAACCAGCCAAGGGTGATCCAGAGTTCAGTGTGTTACAATGTTATTATGTTAAACAGCCTCCTGCTCTTCAC CAAGGTTATTTTTCAAAGTTTTCGGTGGAAACtttgttttacatattttaCAG CATGCCCAAAGATGAAGCACAACTATACGCGGCAAATGAACT TTACAAACGTGGTTGGTTTTATCATAAAGAGCATCGTTTATGGTTTATAAGAGTTCCCAACATGGAGCCGCTTGTCAAAACAAACACATACGAGAGAGGATCTTACCACTGTTTTGATCCAAACACATTTGAAACAGTCCGGaag GataattttgttcttcattATGAAATGGTGGAAAAGAGACCGTCTGTGCCTCAACATtga
- the LOC100806559 gene encoding probable NOT transcription complex subunit VIP2 isoform X8, whose protein sequence is MSSLLNSSLNGSASNLPDGAGRSFATSFSGQSGVASPVFHHSGSIQGLHNIHGNFNVPNMPSTLTSRNSTINSVPTGGGVQQPSASLSSGRFASNNLPVALSQLSHGSSHGHSGVNSRGGLGVSPILGNAGPRITSSMGNMVGGGNIGRISSGGLSVPGLASRLNVSGNTGSGGLGVQGQNRLMSGVLPQGSPQVISMLGNSYPSAGGPLSQSHVQTVNNLNSMGMLNDVNSGDSTPFDINDFPQLTSRPSSAGGPQGQLGSLRKQGLPIVQQNQEFSIQNEDFPALPGFKGGNSDFAMDMYQKEQLHDNTVSMMQSQHFSMGRSAGFSLGGSYPSHRTQQQQQHAPSVSSNGVSFSSVNNQDLLHLHGTDIFPSSHSTYHSQTSGPPGIGLRPLTSPNTVSGMGSYDQLIQQYQQHQNQSQFRLQQMSAANQSFRDQGMKSMQTAQSSPDPFGALGLFSVVHISDPNLKYLAHGIDLTTLGLNLNSSENLYKTFRSPWSDEPAKGDPEFSVLQCYYVKQPPALHQGYFSKFSVETLFYIFYSMPKDEAQLYAANELYKRGWFYHKEHRLWFIRVPNMEPLVKTNTYERGSYHCFDPNTFETVRKDNFVLHYEMVEKRPSVPQH, encoded by the exons ATGTCGAGCTTACTTAAT TCTTCTCTGAATGGGTCTGCTTCAAATCTTCCGGATGGTGCTGGGCGTTCTTTTGCTACGTCATTCTCTGGTCAGTCTGGTGTAGCCTCCCCAGTTTTTCATCACTCTG GTTCTATTCAGGGATTGCACAACATTCATGGGAACTTTAATGTACCCAATATGCCCAGTACACTCACATCAAGAAACTCAACAATAAATAGTGTTCCAACTGGGGGAGGAGTTCAGCAACCTTCGGCAAGCCTTTCTAGTGGAAGATTTGCATCAAATAATCTACCTGTTGCTCTGTCACAG CTATCTCATGGAAGCTCCCATGGACATTCAGGAGTCAACAGCAGAGGAG GATTGGGAGTATCCCCAATTTTGGGAAATGCAGGTCCCCGAATCACTAGTTCGATGGGAAACATGGTCGGTGGAGGGAACATTGGGAGGATAAGCTCTGGAGGATTGTCTGTTCCAGGTCTTGCTTCTCGTCTAAATGTAAGTGGAAACACTGGATCTGGTGGTTTAGGTGTGCAAGGACAAAATAGATTGATGAGTGGTGTGCTTCCACAAG GATCTCCACAGGTAATTTCAATGCTAGGAAATTCCTATCCTAGTGCTGGAGGTCCGCTTTCACAAAGTCATGTTCAAACAGTAAATAACTTGAACTCTATGGGGATGCTGAATGATGTGAATTCCGGTGACAGTACACCTTTTGACATCAATGACTTTCCTCAACTGACCAGTCGTCCTAGTTCTGCTGGTGGGCCTCAAGGACAGTTGG GTTCTTTACGAAAACAGGGTCTTCCCATTGTCCAACAAAACCAAGAGTTTAGTATTCAAAATGAAGACTTCCCAGCTTTACCAGGATTCAAAG GTGGTAATTCAGATTTTGCTATGGATATGTACCAGAAAGAACAACTTCATGATAATACTGTGTCAATGATGCAATCTCAACATTTCTCC ATGGGGAGGTCTGCTGGTTTCAGTTTGGGAGGATCATATCCATCACATCGTACACAACAGCAACAGCAGCATGCCCCTTCTGTCAGTAGCAATGGTGTCTCATTTTCATCTGTAAACAATCAAGATCTTCTCCATCTGCATGGAACGGATATTTTTCCATCTTCACACTCAACATATCATTCCCAG ACCAGTGGGCCTCCTGGCATTGGACTAAGGCCTCTGACTTCTCCAAATACGGTTTCTGGTATGGGTTCATATGACCAGCTTATCCAGCAGTATCAACAGCACCAGAACCAGTCCCAGTTCCGCCTTCAGCAGATGTCAGCTGCAAATCAGTCTTTTAGGGATCAGGGCATGAAGTCTATGCAAACTGCTCAATCTAGTCCAGATCCATTTGGTGCACTTGGCTTGTTCAGTGTAGTCCATATAAGTGATCCTAACCTGAAATATCTTGCTCATGGGATTGATCTTACAACACTTGGGTTGAATTTGAATTCATCAGAAAACCTTTACAAGACTTTTCGGTCCCCGTGGTCTGATGAACCAGCCAAGGGTGATCCAGAGTTCAGTGTGTTACAATGTTATTATGTTAAACAGCCTCCTGCTCTTCAC CAAGGTTATTTTTCAAAGTTTTCGGTGGAAACtttgttttacatattttaCAG CATGCCCAAAGATGAAGCACAACTATACGCGGCAAATGAACT TTACAAACGTGGTTGGTTTTATCATAAAGAGCATCGTTTATGGTTTATAAGAGTTCCCAACATGGAGCCGCTTGTCAAAACAAACACATACGAGAGAGGATCTTACCACTGTTTTGATCCAAACACATTTGAAACAGTCCGGaag GataattttgttcttcattATGAAATGGTGGAAAAGAGACCGTCTGTGCCTCAACATtga
- the LOC100806559 gene encoding probable NOT transcription complex subunit VIP2 isoform X11: MPSTLTSRNSTINSVPTGGGVQQPSASLSSGRFASNNLPVALSQLSHGSSHGHSGVNSRGGISVVGNPGFNSSTNGVAGPIPGILPTSAAIGNRNAVPGLGVSPILGNAGPRITSSMGNMVGGGNIGRISSGGLSVPGLASRLNVSGNTGSGGLGVQGQNRLMSGVLPQGSPQVISMLGNSYPSAGGPLSQSHVQTVNNLNSMGMLNDVNSGDSTPFDINDFPQLTSRPSSAGGPQGQLGSLRKQGLPIVQQNQEFSIQNEDFPALPGFKGGNSDFAMDMYQKEQLHDNTVSMMQSQHFSQMGRSAGFSLGGSYPSHRTQQQQQHAPSVSSNGVSFSSVNNQDLLHLHGTDIFPSSHSTYHSQTSGPPGIGLRPLTSPNTVSGMGSYDQLIQQYQQHQNQSQFRLQQMSAANQSFRDQGMKSMQTAQSSPDPFGALGLFSVVHISDPNLKYLAHGIDLTTLGLNLNSSENLYKTFRSPWSDEPAKGDPEFSVLQCYYVKQPPALHQGYFSKFSVETLFYIFYSMPKDEAQLYAANELYKRGWFYHKEHRLWFIRVPNMEPLVKTNTYERGSYHCFDPNTFETVRKDNFVLHYEMVEKRPSVPQH, translated from the exons ATGCCCAGTACACTCACATCAAGAAACTCAACAATAAATAGTGTTCCAACTGGGGGAGGAGTTCAGCAACCTTCGGCAAGCCTTTCTAGTGGAAGATTTGCATCAAATAATCTACCTGTTGCTCTGTCACAG CTATCTCATGGAAGCTCCCATGGACATTCAGGAGTCAACAGCAGAGGAGGTATAAGTGTTGTAGGAAATCCTGGATTTAATAGTAGCACAAATGGAGTTGCTGGTCCTATTCCTGGGATTCTTCCAACTTCTGCTGCAATTGGTAACCGAAATGCTGTTCCAGGATTGGGAGTATCCCCAATTTTGGGAAATGCAGGTCCCCGAATCACTAGTTCGATGGGAAACATGGTCGGTGGAGGGAACATTGGGAGGATAAGCTCTGGAGGATTGTCTGTTCCAGGTCTTGCTTCTCGTCTAAATGTAAGTGGAAACACTGGATCTGGTGGTTTAGGTGTGCAAGGACAAAATAGATTGATGAGTGGTGTGCTTCCACAAG GATCTCCACAGGTAATTTCAATGCTAGGAAATTCCTATCCTAGTGCTGGAGGTCCGCTTTCACAAAGTCATGTTCAAACAGTAAATAACTTGAACTCTATGGGGATGCTGAATGATGTGAATTCCGGTGACAGTACACCTTTTGACATCAATGACTTTCCTCAACTGACCAGTCGTCCTAGTTCTGCTGGTGGGCCTCAAGGACAGTTGG GTTCTTTACGAAAACAGGGTCTTCCCATTGTCCAACAAAACCAAGAGTTTAGTATTCAAAATGAAGACTTCCCAGCTTTACCAGGATTCAAAG GTGGTAATTCAGATTTTGCTATGGATATGTACCAGAAAGAACAACTTCATGATAATACTGTGTCAATGATGCAATCTCAACATTTCTCC CAGATGGGGAGGTCTGCTGGTTTCAGTTTGGGAGGATCATATCCATCACATCGTACACAACAGCAACAGCAGCATGCCCCTTCTGTCAGTAGCAATGGTGTCTCATTTTCATCTGTAAACAATCAAGATCTTCTCCATCTGCATGGAACGGATATTTTTCCATCTTCACACTCAACATATCATTCCCAG ACCAGTGGGCCTCCTGGCATTGGACTAAGGCCTCTGACTTCTCCAAATACGGTTTCTGGTATGGGTTCATATGACCAGCTTATCCAGCAGTATCAACAGCACCAGAACCAGTCCCAGTTCCGCCTTCAGCAGATGTCAGCTGCAAATCAGTCTTTTAGGGATCAGGGCATGAAGTCTATGCAAACTGCTCAATCTAGTCCAGATCCATTTGGTGCACTTGGCTTGTTCAGTGTAGTCCATATAAGTGATCCTAACCTGAAATATCTTGCTCATGGGATTGATCTTACAACACTTGGGTTGAATTTGAATTCATCAGAAAACCTTTACAAGACTTTTCGGTCCCCGTGGTCTGATGAACCAGCCAAGGGTGATCCAGAGTTCAGTGTGTTACAATGTTATTATGTTAAACAGCCTCCTGCTCTTCAC CAAGGTTATTTTTCAAAGTTTTCGGTGGAAACtttgttttacatattttaCAG CATGCCCAAAGATGAAGCACAACTATACGCGGCAAATGAACT TTACAAACGTGGTTGGTTTTATCATAAAGAGCATCGTTTATGGTTTATAAGAGTTCCCAACATGGAGCCGCTTGTCAAAACAAACACATACGAGAGAGGATCTTACCACTGTTTTGATCCAAACACATTTGAAACAGTCCGGaag GataattttgttcttcattATGAAATGGTGGAAAAGAGACCGTCTGTGCCTCAACATtga